A window from Corynebacterium singulare encodes these proteins:
- a CDS encoding adenylosuccinate synthase: MAAIVIVGAQWGDEGKGKATDILGGKVDYVVKPNGGNNAGHTVVVGGEKYELKLLPAGILSENATPVLGNGVVINLEALFDEIDGLEARGANASRLRISANAHLVAPYHQTLDRVQERFLGKRAIGTTGRGIGPAYADKVARIGIRVQDLFDESILRQKVESALDIKNQMLVKMYNRKAIDPEQIVEYFLSYRERLRPMVIEAELELNQALNNGKHVLMEGGQATMLDVDHGTYPFVTSSNPTAGGASVGSGIGPTRITTSLGIIKAYTTRVGAGPFPTELFDKWGEYLQTTGGEIGVNTGRKRRCGWYDSVVARYATRVNGFTDYFLTKLDVLTGIGEIPICVAYDVDGKRYDEMPLTQSEFHHAEPIFETMPAWDEDITGCQTFEELPQKAQDYVLRLEELSGCRISYIGVGPGRDQTIVRHDVMEDQ, translated from the coding sequence ATGGCAGCGATCGTCATTGTCGGCGCCCAGTGGGGCGACGAAGGCAAGGGCAAGGCCACCGATATTCTCGGCGGTAAGGTCGATTATGTAGTCAAGCCCAACGGCGGCAATAACGCCGGCCACACCGTCGTGGTCGGCGGTGAGAAGTATGAGCTTAAGCTCCTTCCGGCCGGCATTCTTTCCGAAAACGCCACCCCGGTGCTTGGCAACGGCGTGGTGATTAACCTCGAGGCTCTCTTCGACGAGATTGATGGCTTGGAGGCCCGTGGCGCCAACGCCTCCCGTCTGCGTATCTCGGCCAACGCTCACCTCGTTGCGCCTTACCACCAGACTCTGGACCGCGTGCAGGAGCGCTTCCTAGGCAAGCGCGCCATCGGCACCACCGGCCGCGGCATCGGCCCAGCCTACGCTGACAAGGTGGCTCGCATCGGCATCCGTGTCCAGGACCTCTTCGATGAGTCGATTCTGCGTCAGAAGGTGGAATCTGCTCTCGACATCAAGAACCAGATGCTGGTGAAGATGTACAACCGCAAGGCCATTGACCCAGAGCAGATCGTGGAGTACTTCCTGAGCTACCGCGAGCGTCTACGCCCGATGGTTATCGAGGCCGAGCTGGAGCTCAATCAAGCCCTCAATAACGGTAAGCACGTCCTCATGGAGGGCGGCCAGGCCACCATGTTGGACGTGGACCACGGTACCTACCCGTTCGTGACCTCCTCGAACCCCACCGCCGGCGGTGCCTCTGTCGGTTCCGGCATTGGCCCAACCCGCATCACGACCTCCCTGGGCATTATTAAGGCCTACACCACCCGCGTGGGTGCAGGTCCCTTCCCAACCGAGCTTTTCGATAAGTGGGGCGAGTACCTGCAGACCACCGGCGGCGAAATCGGCGTCAACACCGGTCGTAAGCGTCGTTGTGGCTGGTATGACTCTGTTGTTGCCCGTTACGCCACTCGCGTCAATGGTTTCACGGATTACTTCCTCACCAAGCTCGATGTCCTCACCGGCATCGGTGAAATCCCGATTTGTGTGGCCTATGACGTCGACGGCAAGCGCTACGATGAGATGCCGCTGACACAGTCTGAGTTCCACCACGCCGAGCCCATCTTTGAGACCATGCCAGCTTGGGATGAGGATATCACCGGTTGCCAGACCTTTGAGGAGCTTCCACAGAAGGCCCAGGATTACGTCCTGCGCTTGGAGGAGCTCTCCGGCTGCCGCATCTCCTACATCGGCGTGGGGCCTGGCCGTGACCAGACCATTGTTCGCCATGATGTTATGGAGGATCAGTAG